From one Rhizobium sp. CIAT894 genomic stretch:
- a CDS encoding molybdopterin-binding protein, with protein MKISARNRLKGRIVEVTKGATTAHVRIDIGDGVIVTSSITNEAVDELGLSVGGNAYAVVKASDVMVAVD; from the coding sequence ATGAAAATCAGCGCCCGCAATCGCCTGAAAGGCAGGATTGTCGAAGTCACCAAGGGCGCGACAACCGCGCATGTCCGCATCGACATCGGCGATGGCGTCATCGTCACTTCCTCTATCACCAACGAAGCCGTGGACGAACTCGGTCTCTCCGTTGGCGGAAATGCCTATGCAGTCGTCAAGGCCTCCGACGTGATGGTCGCGGTCGACTGA
- a CDS encoding ISNCY family transposase, translating to MSCLITMSQKELHRLEVVQKIRDRRLSVVQAAEVLDLSRSQVHRLLQAYDRCGEAGLVSKKRSRPSNRRHSEEFRNAALDLIRERYPDFGPTLAREKLIELHQISVAKETLRQWMTEAGIWISRRERKKRVFQPRGRRDCLGELVQIDGSHHWWFENRGPKCALLVYIDDATGKLLHLRFAGSENTFDYLHATKAYLQQWGKPLAFYSDKHGVFRPVHASEKDRTSGLTQFGRALYELNIDIICANTPQAKGRVERANQTLQDRLVKELRLRGIDTIDAANLYAPAFIADFNARFGKPPRNPKDMHRPLAAHENLDAAMCRKEVRTLSQSLTLRYDKVLFILDPTEQAKALAGKKVVVCDYPDGRLEIMHESFALPYRTFDKLRSIHRPEVVENKRLDDMLSIVAELQAGRELQRSKSGPRRTGQTDHMFGIPDGSQGNGYQKRGRKPGRRTDFMNDPEVIAKRQKALARMEAAE from the coding sequence ATGTCCTGTTTGATCACCATGTCGCAGAAAGAATTGCATCGCCTCGAAGTTGTTCAGAAGATCCGTGATCGACGCCTGAGCGTCGTCCAGGCGGCTGAGGTGCTCGATCTCAGCCGCAGTCAGGTTCATAGGCTGCTGCAGGCTTATGATCGTTGCGGTGAAGCCGGTCTTGTTTCGAAGAAGCGATCACGGCCGAGCAATCGGCGCCACAGCGAGGAGTTTCGCAATGCGGCGCTGGATCTGATCCGCGAACGCTATCCGGATTTCGGTCCGACGTTAGCACGCGAGAAACTGATCGAACTGCATCAGATTTCGGTCGCCAAGGAGACGTTACGCCAATGGATGACCGAGGCCGGCATCTGGATCTCGCGACGCGAACGCAAGAAGCGGGTTTTCCAGCCGCGCGGCCGGCGGGATTGTCTCGGCGAGCTCGTCCAGATCGACGGTTCGCATCACTGGTGGTTTGAGAACCGCGGTCCCAAATGCGCCCTGCTCGTCTACATCGATGATGCGACCGGCAAGCTCTTACATCTGCGGTTCGCCGGATCGGAGAACACCTTCGACTACCTGCATGCGACGAAGGCCTATCTGCAGCAATGGGGCAAACCTCTGGCATTCTACAGCGACAAGCACGGTGTCTTCCGCCCGGTCCATGCATCGGAGAAAGACCGGACGAGCGGCCTGACGCAGTTCGGTCGTGCGCTCTACGAGCTCAACATCGACATCATCTGCGCCAACACCCCGCAGGCCAAAGGTCGCGTGGAACGCGCCAACCAGACGCTGCAGGATCGATTGGTCAAGGAACTACGGCTGCGCGGCATCGACACGATCGATGCGGCAAATCTCTATGCACCGGCGTTCATTGCGGATTTCAATGCTCGTTTCGGCAAGCCGCCGCGCAATCCGAAGGACATGCATCGGCCGCTGGCCGCACATGAGAACCTCGATGCCGCCATGTGCCGGAAGGAGGTCCGCACGCTGTCGCAGTCCCTGACGCTACGCTACGACAAGGTCCTGTTCATCCTCGATCCGACGGAACAGGCCAAGGCGCTGGCGGGCAAGAAGGTCGTCGTCTGCGACTATCCGGACGGTCGCCTCGAGATCATGCACGAGAGTTTTGCCCTGCCCTACAGAACCTTCGATAAGTTGCGATCGATACATAGACCCGAAGTCGTCGAGAACAAGCGTTTGGACGACATGCTTTCGATCGTCGCTGAGCTGCAGGCTGGACGTGAACTGCAGCGCAGTAAGAGCGGCCCGCGCCGCACCGGTCAGACGGATCATATGTTTGGGATACCGGATGGCAGCCAGGGCAATGGTTATCAGAAGCGTGGTCGCAAGCCCGGCCGGCGGACGGACTTCATGAACGATCCGGAAGTCATTGCCAAACGGCAGAAGGCGCTGGCGCGGATGGAGGCTGCGGAATGA
- a CDS encoding mechanosensitive ion channel family protein yields the protein MRINDDRHFFGRVSTFLTIVLSTLLLAGANPVPAAEATNSSAPIRVIIELPNDDAGRALVNRIVPGNQELAQPAAAPQEAPPPSIATSLQDLRQRLLALVNAVPTLPGQIQAAVRTFQTDNHIDPVGLILAVALFVAGGFIAQRLAWWSGRGLLHFVMTAPAETVRQRIKLHAARLSMGVLALIGYLIGSLGAFILFPWPAVFRDVALILLSAALMVRLGVLVGRIVIAPGARLPHMRLLTLVTSLAWFWYYWLLGIVSVLAAGWATIEVIETIGASPILVDLFTAAWLAVVSIALIAMIWLRQFRSDGPPVNRLVCVGFSASIVLSWLLWVSGLRAAFWTVVVIALLPLTVSVARDIIRRIIQSGGEHAVENPAIVGWSVVIMQTLRNGLIVVAALLIARSWNVNLSDLAAAETVTTRLVRAGIRIVIVLLVTDVIWKLASTLIDSQMAAAARSAEAGHHDGPEARRRQRLNTLLPILRNVLFLAIGAVGFLMILDAVGIQIGPLLAGAGVVGIAVGFGAQTLVKDIISGVFYLFDDAFRIGEYIQAAKYKGTVEGFSLRSIRLRHHRGPVTIVPFGELGAVQNLSRDWVIDIITLTLNYDSDLEEVRKTIKRIGVELMEDAELGPNIIEPLKMQGIEQMADYGVQIRLKFMAKPGEQFGVRRKALAMLKKTFAEKGIQFATPTVHVSGGPADAAASAAASELQRPAKIIPTLQE from the coding sequence ATGCGCATCAACGACGACCGTCATTTCTTCGGCAGAGTGTCCACATTCCTGACGATAGTATTGTCAACGCTTCTGCTCGCCGGCGCAAACCCCGTGCCGGCGGCCGAAGCGACCAATTCTTCGGCGCCGATCCGGGTTATCATCGAATTGCCGAATGACGATGCCGGACGCGCGCTGGTCAACCGGATCGTTCCCGGCAATCAGGAACTGGCGCAGCCGGCAGCGGCCCCGCAAGAGGCGCCACCGCCGTCGATTGCCACCTCACTCCAGGATTTGCGCCAGAGGCTGCTCGCACTCGTCAATGCAGTGCCGACCCTCCCGGGGCAGATCCAGGCGGCGGTTCGCACCTTCCAGACGGATAATCATATCGACCCTGTCGGCCTGATCTTGGCGGTCGCACTCTTCGTCGCAGGCGGATTCATCGCGCAGCGGCTTGCCTGGTGGTCGGGGCGAGGGCTTCTCCATTTCGTGATGACCGCGCCTGCCGAGACCGTCCGGCAGCGGATCAAGCTGCATGCGGCCCGGCTTTCGATGGGTGTTCTCGCCTTGATCGGTTACCTGATCGGAAGCCTCGGCGCATTTATTCTCTTTCCATGGCCTGCCGTGTTTCGCGATGTCGCACTCATCCTGCTGTCAGCAGCGCTGATGGTGCGCCTCGGCGTGCTTGTCGGCCGCATCGTCATCGCGCCGGGCGCCCGCCTGCCGCATATGCGACTTCTGACGCTTGTCACGTCGCTTGCCTGGTTCTGGTATTACTGGCTCCTCGGAATCGTCTCGGTGCTGGCGGCCGGCTGGGCCACCATCGAAGTGATAGAGACGATCGGGGCTTCACCCATCTTGGTCGACCTCTTTACCGCGGCGTGGCTTGCCGTCGTTTCGATCGCGCTGATCGCAATGATCTGGCTGCGGCAGTTTCGCTCCGATGGCCCGCCGGTGAACCGGCTGGTCTGTGTCGGCTTCAGTGCGAGCATCGTGCTATCGTGGCTGTTATGGGTATCCGGGCTCCGCGCTGCTTTCTGGACGGTGGTCGTCATCGCGCTTCTGCCGCTTACCGTTTCCGTGGCGCGTGATATCATTCGTCGCATCATACAATCCGGCGGCGAGCACGCCGTGGAAAATCCGGCCATCGTCGGATGGTCTGTCGTCATCATGCAAACCCTGCGCAACGGCCTCATCGTGGTCGCCGCGCTGCTCATTGCCCGCTCGTGGAACGTCAATCTCAGCGACCTCGCCGCAGCCGAAACGGTGACGACGCGTTTGGTCCGCGCCGGAATCCGCATCGTTATCGTATTGCTGGTGACCGACGTCATCTGGAAGCTCGCCAGCACGCTGATCGACAGTCAGATGGCGGCGGCGGCGAGAAGCGCTGAGGCAGGGCATCACGACGGCCCCGAAGCGCGCCGGCGTCAGCGCTTGAATACTCTGCTTCCCATCCTTCGCAATGTCCTGTTCCTGGCGATCGGGGCTGTCGGCTTCCTGATGATCCTCGATGCCGTCGGCATTCAGATCGGACCGCTGCTGGCCGGCGCCGGCGTCGTCGGCATAGCCGTCGGCTTCGGCGCACAAACACTCGTCAAGGACATCATATCCGGCGTCTTTTATCTGTTCGACGACGCCTTTCGCATTGGCGAATATATTCAGGCGGCGAAATATAAAGGGACGGTGGAGGGGTTCTCGCTGCGATCGATCCGTCTGCGACACCACCGCGGCCCGGTCACCATCGTTCCGTTCGGCGAACTCGGCGCGGTGCAAAACCTCAGCCGCGACTGGGTGATCGACATCATCACGCTTACCCTGAATTACGACAGCGATCTCGAGGAGGTCCGCAAGACCATCAAGCGCATCGGCGTCGAGCTTATGGAGGACGCCGAGCTCGGGCCAAACATCATCGAGCCCCTGAAAATGCAGGGAATTGAGCAGATGGCGGACTATGGCGTGCAGATTCGCCTGAAGTTCATGGCCAAACCCGGCGAACAATTCGGCGTTCGCCGAAAGGCACTCGCCATGCTCAAGAAGACATTCGCGGAAAAAGGGATCCAGTTTGCAACTCCGACGGTTCACGTTTCCGGCGGACCGGCCGATGCAGCGGCGTCCGCAGCCGCCTCGGAGCTGCAGAGGCCAGCAAAAATCATCCCAACACTTCAGGAATAG
- a CDS encoding epoxide hydrolase family protein, which translates to MALLSSLKHTSMSRRTLMSGIAAAGLSAMLLPRAAEAADIGGGASEEIRAFKVAVSEAALVDLRRRLAETRWPDGETVMDRSQGVQPERLKELVGYWQSSYDWRKAESRLNSFPQFLTNIDGLDIHFIHVRSRHQKALPLIMTHGWPGSVFELLDVVGPLTDPTAHGGTADDAFHLVIPSIPGFGFSGKPPAAGWSPQRIAAAWDVLMKRLGYNSYVAQGGDWGAIISDALGRQAPDGLLAIHVNRIERATTFPPDAAQALKTGGPAPDGLSADEKVVFDEARDFLNNGFGYAAMMSTRPETVGYGIADSPVGLAAWLYDKIADWVFTPGDPEQALGKDAILDNITLYWLTNTGPSSGRIYWENAMAGAKLTAVKVPVAVTIFPGEVYKPPQHWLSRAYPKLIYYNRVAKGGHFAAWEEPELFSQEIRAGFKTMRS; encoded by the coding sequence ATGGCATTGCTGAGCTCTTTGAAACACACGTCTATGTCCCGACGCACGCTTATGTCGGGGATTGCCGCAGCCGGCCTATCCGCCATGCTGCTTCCACGCGCGGCAGAGGCCGCTGATATCGGCGGCGGCGCATCCGAGGAGATCCGAGCGTTCAAGGTTGCGGTCTCCGAGGCTGCGCTTGTTGACCTCAGGCGGCGTCTTGCCGAGACCCGATGGCCCGACGGCGAAACCGTCATGGATCGTTCGCAGGGCGTCCAGCCCGAGAGGCTGAAGGAACTGGTGGGCTACTGGCAGTCGTCCTACGACTGGCGCAAGGCCGAGAGCAGGCTGAACAGTTTTCCGCAGTTTCTCACCAATATCGATGGACTGGACATCCATTTCATCCATGTTCGTTCCCGCCATCAAAAGGCGCTGCCGCTGATCATGACCCATGGCTGGCCGGGTTCGGTGTTCGAACTGCTCGATGTCGTCGGGCCGCTCACCGACCCGACGGCGCATGGCGGCACGGCTGACGATGCCTTCCACCTGGTGATCCCGTCGATCCCGGGATTCGGTTTCTCCGGGAAACCGCCGGCGGCGGGTTGGAGCCCGCAACGGATAGCGGCTGCCTGGGACGTGCTGATGAAGCGGCTGGGCTACAACAGCTATGTCGCGCAAGGCGGCGACTGGGGCGCGATCATCAGCGACGCCCTGGGCCGCCAGGCGCCCGATGGACTGCTAGCGATCCACGTCAACAGGATCGAGCGGGCCACGACGTTCCCACCGGACGCAGCCCAGGCTCTTAAAACCGGAGGGCCGGCTCCCGATGGCCTGTCTGCGGATGAGAAGGTCGTCTTCGATGAGGCGCGGGACTTTCTCAACAATGGCTTCGGCTATGCCGCGATGATGAGCACGCGCCCCGAGACGGTCGGTTACGGCATTGCGGATTCTCCGGTCGGCCTCGCCGCCTGGCTTTACGACAAGATCGCCGACTGGGTGTTCACCCCAGGCGATCCCGAACAGGCGCTTGGCAAGGATGCCATTCTCGACAACATCACGCTCTACTGGCTGACGAACACCGGCCCCTCAAGCGGCCGCATCTATTGGGAAAACGCCATGGCCGGCGCCAAGCTCACCGCCGTCAAAGTGCCGGTCGCCGTGACGATATTCCCCGGAGAGGTCTACAAGCCGCCACAGCACTGGTTGTCGAGGGCCTATCCGAAGCTCATCTACTACAACCGCGTCGCCAAGGGCGGCCACTTCGCGGCCTGGGAAGAGCCGGAACTCTTCAGTCAGGAGATCAGGGCAGGGTTCAAGACAATGCGGTCATAA
- a CDS encoding VOC family protein, translated as MTDITPSRQVAAAHDKVRNLTGHATVGTNDLDAASVFYDKLLAVLGIGRVLVQPNRAIYYGHRTLEFGITRPFDGRPATVGNGGMIAFEAPSRSKVDEAHATALAAGGSDEGDPGPRGENGTGPYCAYFRDPEGNKLLIFRSGADEV; from the coding sequence ATGACTGACATTACCCCAAGCAGACAGGTTGCGGCAGCCCACGACAAGGTCCGAAACCTCACAGGCCACGCCACCGTCGGCACCAACGACCTGGATGCCGCCTCGGTCTTTTATGACAAGCTTCTGGCCGTACTCGGGATCGGACGCGTCCTCGTCCAGCCAAACCGGGCTATCTACTACGGTCATCGCACGCTTGAATTCGGTATCACCAGGCCGTTCGACGGCCGCCCTGCCACCGTCGGCAACGGCGGAATGATTGCTTTCGAAGCTCCATCCCGTTCCAAGGTCGACGAAGCCCATGCAACGGCATTGGCAGCGGGTGGCTCGGACGAAGGGGATCCCGGTCCGCGCGGCGAGAACGGCACAGGTCCTTACTGTGCATATTTTCGCGACCCCGAAGGCAACAAGCTCCTGATCTTTCGTTCCGGCGCGGATGAGGTCTGA
- a CDS encoding alpha/beta hydrolase — translation MSKDKIADRPASIAATPLAPAPADAPREAVDFIEIDAILTLRRMIVLAAAPKGTVLFLHGFPETLTVWKGIAATLARDYDVHAFDWPGYGQSSRPALERFSYAPRAYAQVLKAYIERAAVDRENLLIYATDIAALPVLLLALDAPAIARQIIVGDFAPFDRPQHMWENLQNLKAEPTASPTRAYMNETSDEILRNVHRRGLSPAEQFDLPIDVQQDMTRSWSVDSITSADAFAHYYANFTRDQNLLEAGLKRLTTPIKLIWGEKDLYIKKEMGIELAARIGAKIDILAGLGHFPHLQNPEYMVEEIRASFR, via the coding sequence ATGTCTAAGGACAAAATCGCCGATAGGCCCGCATCCATTGCGGCAACCCCACTCGCTCCCGCGCCTGCAGACGCTCCGCGCGAGGCGGTCGATTTCATCGAGATCGACGCGATCCTCACATTGAGGAGGATGATTGTCCTCGCCGCGGCGCCGAAAGGCACTGTGCTTTTCCTGCATGGATTTCCGGAGACGCTGACCGTCTGGAAGGGCATCGCGGCAACGCTTGCGCGCGACTACGACGTCCACGCCTTCGATTGGCCGGGTTACGGGCAATCGTCGCGCCCGGCTCTGGAACGGTTTTCTTATGCGCCGCGGGCGTATGCCCAGGTGTTGAAGGCCTATATCGAACGGGCAGCCGTCGACCGGGAAAACCTCCTGATCTACGCGACCGATATCGCCGCCCTCCCCGTTCTGCTGCTTGCTCTCGATGCGCCGGCGATCGCCAGGCAGATCATCGTTGGCGACTTCGCGCCATTCGACCGGCCGCAACATATGTGGGAAAACCTGCAGAACCTCAAAGCCGAGCCGACCGCCTCGCCGACCCGCGCTTACATGAACGAAACCAGCGACGAGATCCTTCGCAACGTGCACCGGCGCGGCCTCTCGCCCGCCGAGCAATTCGATCTGCCGATCGACGTCCAGCAAGACATGACCCGTTCGTGGAGCGTCGACAGCATCACCTCGGCGGACGCCTTTGCCCATTACTACGCGAATTTCACCCGCGATCAGAACCTCCTCGAGGCCGGCCTCAAGCGGTTGACGACGCCGATCAAGCTGATCTGGGGCGAAAAGGACCTGTATATCAAAAAGGAAATGGGCATTGAACTCGCCGCCAGGATCGGTGCGAAAATCGATATCCTGGCGGGTCTCGGCCACTTTCCGCATCTTCAGAATCCGGAATATATGGTTGAAGAGATCCGCGCATCATTCAGATAA
- a CDS encoding LysR family transcriptional regulator yields MDRLEAMRILLAVVDAGSISAGSRRLNAPLPSVSRKVADLERHLGANLIVRTSRNLQLTDAGRDYVDAARRIMADLEEAERRASGEYQTPRGLLTVTMPIEYGNRYVLPVVLSFMEEYPEVSLNLLSLDHTVDLVSEQVDIAIRLGNLADSSLHAAKTGEFHLLTCASPAYIERHGEPQHPGDLVDYDGIFFNKRAFFWTFDVAGAPMEAIPRARLEVNTAANCVAAAVAGAGIARLFDYQIPDELASGALVPILRDFDGQPQPIHIVYARQGLLALKTRAFVDWALPRLRASLCK; encoded by the coding sequence ATGGATCGTCTCGAAGCGATGCGCATATTGCTGGCCGTCGTCGATGCCGGGAGCATCTCAGCCGGCAGCAGGCGGCTGAACGCGCCATTGCCCAGCGTCAGCCGCAAGGTGGCAGACCTCGAACGCCATCTCGGGGCAAACCTCATCGTCCGCACCAGCCGCAATCTTCAGCTCACCGATGCCGGGCGCGACTATGTCGATGCCGCCAGAAGGATCATGGCGGATCTCGAGGAGGCGGAGCGGAGAGCATCCGGCGAATACCAAACGCCGAGAGGCCTGCTGACGGTGACGATGCCGATCGAATACGGCAACCGCTACGTCCTGCCCGTTGTGCTCAGCTTCATGGAAGAATATCCGGAGGTGTCGCTAAACCTTCTATCGCTCGACCACACAGTCGATCTCGTCTCCGAGCAGGTGGATATCGCCATCCGCCTCGGCAACCTCGCCGACAGCTCTCTCCATGCCGCCAAGACCGGAGAATTCCACCTGCTGACCTGCGCGAGCCCTGCCTATATCGAGCGGCATGGCGAACCTCAGCATCCCGGCGATCTCGTCGATTACGACGGGATCTTCTTCAACAAGCGGGCATTCTTCTGGACCTTCGATGTGGCCGGCGCGCCGATGGAAGCAATTCCCCGCGCCCGGCTGGAAGTGAATACCGCGGCGAACTGCGTTGCGGCTGCCGTCGCCGGGGCTGGGATCGCCCGGCTGTTCGATTACCAGATTCCAGACGAACTGGCGTCTGGCGCGCTCGTTCCCATTCTCCGCGATTTTGACGGCCAGCCACAGCCCATTCATATCGTCTACGCGCGCCAGGGGCTTCTGGCGTTGAAGACACGTGCTTTTGTCGACTGGGCTCTGCCAAGATTGCGCGCCTCATTATGCAAATAA
- a CDS encoding DUF599 family protein, protein MDFLNVAAIVFFLFVWVALEPLMAMGWPRRNDSLSVDMVRIRAAWMREVLTRDNNFIGDAAILGHTINSASFFGSANLIVIVGLSGALFMEPNYGSGGGLIAMFAGADPAWFFQCKVLLVMATLLRGLSDFIWAVRQINYCLAAIGASPSRDEDRDIVSWTNALTLVLNPALRSFSVGVRSYYFTFAAAFWFLGPIPFAVATVLSIGMLIWRQSWSDAAKGIMAIRKLLD, encoded by the coding sequence ATGGATTTTCTGAACGTCGCGGCAATCGTTTTCTTCCTTTTCGTCTGGGTGGCGCTCGAGCCTTTGATGGCAATGGGATGGCCGCGGCGGAACGACAGTCTTTCCGTCGACATGGTGCGGATTCGCGCAGCCTGGATGCGTGAGGTGCTGACGCGCGACAATAATTTCATCGGCGACGCCGCGATCCTCGGGCACACGATCAATTCGGCATCCTTCTTCGGATCGGCCAACCTCATCGTCATCGTCGGGCTCAGCGGCGCGCTGTTCATGGAACCGAACTATGGGTCGGGTGGTGGGCTGATCGCGATGTTTGCGGGTGCGGATCCCGCCTGGTTTTTCCAATGCAAGGTGCTGCTGGTCATGGCCACGCTGCTGCGGGGCCTATCCGATTTCATATGGGCGGTCCGTCAGATCAACTATTGCCTGGCAGCGATCGGGGCGAGCCCCTCGCGCGATGAAGACAGGGACATCGTCAGTTGGACAAATGCGCTGACCCTGGTTTTGAACCCTGCTCTTCGATCATTCAGCGTCGGTGTCCGGTCTTACTACTTCACCTTCGCAGCCGCCTTCTGGTTTCTCGGGCCGATCCCCTTTGCTGTGGCGACCGTCCTCAGCATCGGCATGTTGATCTGGCGTCAATCCTGGTCGGATGCTGCAAAAGGGATCATGGCCATACGCAAGCTGCTCGACTAG
- a CDS encoding PAS domain-containing protein gives MNLVKGAFGTPEFPLSEEPGIFTWDLATDTVYADSALAILFGLDPKQTISGLPVIKYLDRIHPDDKPSVAKAISDAVITGDPYRCDYRVFDRSGKIVTVAAFGRCFRNETGNPSHYAGIVFQTTDHAQPDDLTAHCREALKIAQSSGLQATADALEAILKELAKPTASGPMAVH, from the coding sequence ATGAACCTCGTCAAAGGAGCCTTTGGAACGCCCGAATTTCCTCTTTCCGAAGAGCCTGGCATCTTTACATGGGATTTGGCGACCGACACGGTTTATGCGGATTCGGCGCTGGCAATCCTGTTTGGGCTCGATCCGAAACAGACCATCTCGGGACTGCCGGTCATAAAATACCTCGACCGTATTCATCCCGACGACAAGCCATCCGTGGCCAAGGCGATTTCAGATGCGGTGATTACAGGCGATCCGTACCGCTGCGACTATCGGGTGTTTGATCGAAGCGGGAAAATAGTAACCGTGGCTGCCTTCGGTCGGTGCTTCAGGAATGAAACCGGCAACCCATCGCATTATGCGGGCATCGTCTTTCAGACGACGGATCACGCCCAGCCGGACGACTTGACTGCTCACTGCCGGGAGGCGCTGAAAATCGCGCAGTCGTCCGGCCTGCAAGCGACGGCCGATGCGCTTGAAGCAATTCTAAAAGAGCTTGCCAAGCCGACAGCTTCCGGCCCCATGGCGGTTCATTGA
- a CDS encoding TerC family protein — protein MDIFTAAGLTALLQVIAIDLVLAGDNAVVIGLAAAGLEATQRRKAIIVGIAAATVLRILFASVAVYLLAIVGLLLAGGLLLLWVCWKMWRELRAGHGESHDAAGAEHAPKKTFFQAATQIVIADVSMSLDNVLAVAGAAREHPSVLMVGLALSIALMGIAANLIARLLNNHRWIAYVGLLIILYVSLDMIYRGAVEVMPYVK, from the coding sequence ATGGACATCTTTACGGCAGCCGGCCTGACGGCTTTGCTGCAGGTCATTGCTATCGACCTCGTTCTCGCCGGCGACAACGCCGTGGTTATCGGTCTTGCAGCTGCCGGTCTCGAGGCCACGCAGCGCCGCAAGGCGATCATCGTCGGCATTGCGGCCGCGACCGTCCTGCGCATTCTCTTTGCCAGCGTTGCGGTCTATCTGCTGGCGATCGTCGGTCTGCTGCTGGCCGGCGGACTTCTGCTGCTGTGGGTCTGCTGGAAGATGTGGCGTGAGCTTCGTGCCGGCCACGGCGAAAGCCACGACGCGGCGGGCGCCGAACACGCGCCGAAGAAGACCTTCTTCCAGGCGGCGACCCAGATCGTCATCGCCGACGTCTCCATGTCGCTCGACAACGTGCTGGCCGTTGCCGGCGCCGCGCGCGAACATCCGAGCGTGCTGATGGTCGGTCTTGCCCTGTCGATCGCGCTGATGGGCATCGCCGCCAACCTGATCGCCCGCTTGCTCAACAACCATCGCTGGATCGCCTATGTCGGTCTGCTGATCATCCTCTACGTCTCACTCGACATGATCTATCGCGGCGCCGTCGAGGTTATGCCCTACGTAAAGTAA
- a CDS encoding MBL fold metallo-hydrolase: MLYRRRFTILGCSSSPGVPRITGDWGACNPDNPKNRRTRAAFMVQQFAPDGGVTTVVIDTGPDFREQMIRARADHVDAVLYSHPHADHIHGIDDLRGYFHNTRRRVPIFADQFTMDRLRDAFGYCLETPPGSNYPPIVLPVVIENLDEPVEIRGPGGKIQFYPHIQQHGDIHSLGFRIGDVAYCSDISDFPPQTVDKLQNLDVLIIDALQYSYHPSHLSLEQSLDWIGRLKPKRAILTHMHTPLDYDVVMAETPDHVVPAYDQMSFETEVRIEA, from the coding sequence GTGCTCTACCGGCGGCGCTTCACCATTCTCGGCTGTTCGTCGTCACCCGGCGTACCGCGCATTACCGGCGACTGGGGCGCCTGCAATCCCGACAATCCGAAGAACCGGCGCACGCGCGCCGCCTTCATGGTGCAGCAATTTGCGCCGGATGGCGGTGTTACCACCGTCGTCATCGACACCGGACCAGATTTTCGCGAGCAGATGATCAGGGCACGGGCCGACCATGTCGATGCCGTGCTCTACAGCCATCCGCATGCGGACCATATCCATGGCATCGACGATCTGCGCGGCTATTTTCACAATACGCGCCGCCGGGTGCCGATCTTTGCCGACCAATTTACGATGGACAGGCTGCGTGACGCCTTCGGCTATTGCCTGGAAACGCCGCCGGGCAGCAATTATCCGCCGATCGTGCTGCCTGTCGTCATCGAAAACCTCGACGAACCGGTCGAAATCCGCGGCCCCGGCGGGAAAATACAGTTTTATCCGCATATTCAGCAGCACGGCGATATCCACTCGCTCGGCTTTCGGATCGGCGATGTGGCTTATTGCAGCGATATCAGCGATTTTCCGCCCCAGACCGTCGACAAGCTTCAAAATCTCGATGTGCTGATTATCGACGCGCTGCAATATAGCTATCATCCGAGCCATCTGTCGCTCGAACAGTCGCTCGACTGGATCGGCCGGCTGAAGCCGAAACGGGCGATCCTCACCCATATGCACACGCCGCTCGATTACGACGTGGTGATGGCCGAGACGCCGGACCATGTGGTGCCGGCCTATGACCAGATGAGCTTCGAAACCGAGGTCAGGATCGAGGCCTGA